The Apibacter raozihei DNA segment AAAAAATTGCTACTTCAGGAAGAAAAGTTCTTTTTGTAGCTACAAAAAAACAAGCAAAAGATATTGTTGCAAAACATGCGGAATCTGTAAACATGCCTTACATCACTGAAAGATGGCCAGGTGGTATGTTAACTAACTTTGTAACTATCAGAAAAGCAGTTAAGAAAATGAACTCTATCGACAGAATGAAAAAAGATGGAACTTTCGAAACTCTTTCTAAAAAAGAAAAACTGCAAGTTGATCGTCAAAGAGCTAAATTAGAGAAAAATTTAGGTTCTATTGCTGATATGACACGTTTACCATCTGCATTATTTGTTGTAGATATTTTAAGAGAACACATTGCTGTTACAGAGGCTAAAAAACTTGGAATACCTGTTTTTGCTATCGTAGATACAAACTCTGATCCTTTATTAGTTGATTTCCCTATACCAGGTAATGATGATGCATCAAAATCAATCGATTTAATTCTAGAAACTGTCTCTAACTCTATCAAACAAGGGTTAAGCGTTAGAAAAGCTGAAAAAGCTGAAAAATCTAAAGCTAAAGATGATGCTAACGATGATGATGATATCTTAGTTGAAGAGGAAGCTGATGTAGTTGTTGATGATAACAACGAGACTGAAGAATAAAATTTATAAAGTTTAATTAAAATAATCAAAATAAAATGTCATATTCACCAAAAGCAGCAGATGTAGCAAAACTAAGAAACGTTACAGGAGCTGGAATGATGGACTCAAAAAAAGCTTTAGTAGAAGCCGAAGGAGATTTCGATAAAGCAATTGATTTATTAAGAAAAAAAGGTCAGAAAGTAGCCGCTAACCGTGCTGATAGAGAAAGTCTTGAAGGTGCTGTAATTGCTGCTGTAAATTCAGATAATACAAAAGCTGCTATCATTAAATTGAGCTGTGAAACAGATTTTGTTGCCAAAAATGAAGATTTTGTAAAACTAGCAACAGACTTTGCAAATCTAGCACTTAACTTCTCATCTAAAGAAGAATTATTGGCAGCAGATTACAACGGTCTTCCAATCAGCGAAAAATTAATTGAACAGACCGGAGTTATAGGTGAAAAAATTGAAATTGCAGATTTCAAAACTCTTGAAGCCCCATTTGTAGGAGCTTACATACATGCTGGAAATAAAATTGCTTCTGCAGTAGGTTTATCAAAAGCTTTTGATAATGCTGCTGAAGTAGCTAAAAATATTTCTATGCAGGTTGCAGCTATGAATCCGATAGCTTTAGATGAAACACAAGTGGATTCATCAATTATTGAAAAAGAGTTAGAAATAGCTAAAGATCAATTACGTCAGGAAGGAAAACCAGAAGCTATGCTAGAAAATATAGCAAAAGGAAAATTAAACAAATTCTTTAAAGATAATACTTTAGTAAAACAAGATTACATCATGGGTGAAAAAGTATCTGTTGAAGATTATGTAAAATCAGTTGATTCTGATGTTAAGATATCAGGATTCATCAGAATATAAAAATATACAAACAAGACATATTTTAAAAGCTGCTAATTTCTAGCAGCTTTTATCATTTTAGAATACTGCCTTTAATTTCATTTTATACTAAAATTTTATCTTTATATACGAAGATATATATACAGTTGAAATTATTTACCTCAATATAAAGTAATAGATTAATTTATAACTCTGTTTTTCAATAACTTTTCTAATCACATGAAATTCAATGCTCGTAAGAGTATTTCTGTTTATTATATTTAGGCTTTAGTAATTGTCATTTTGGGAGTGATAATCAGCATATTGCTATTGCTAAAATCAAGGAAAACTAATACTAATACTACGGCATCTACAATTACATAAAACTATATTACCGTAATGTCTCTATCTGCGATAATAAATTTTACAGAGAACCTTTGAACTTAGCATATTTCTTTTTTAAACTTAAAAACTGCTAAAAAATGTAAAAAATGATCTATTTCTTTGCTTACACAAAATAGATATAATCTTTTATCAATTAAACATTATATATACCTAAGAAATAAAAATAATAGTAACATGATTTTCATGTTTAGTATTGCTAGTTTAAGGCCAATTTTTTAGTGTTAAGGAAAGAATATGTATATATAACTTATTTTCGGATAAAACTGGGTAAATTGAAAGATATATGAGTCTTTTTATTTAGCATTAATTTGGTTCATCTAAGAACCATCTGAAAACATTCAAAAAAGGAATCGCTTAAAATGAAGAAGTTCATTAATTAAGATCATAGTTAATTACTGTGGATGATTTTTACGGAGTATCGGATTGTATACAGTAGAAGTTATAAAAATACAGAAAAGTCCATCAGGACATAATATACGGAAAGATTTACTATTATAGCCTGGCTTGATTAGTAGGATTAAAGAATATATTCTTACAGCTAAATTAGAAAATATGATAAGATATCTACAGTAATTAATAAATCATTAGGATTAAAAAAACTGTTACTTTAAAGGATAAAAAACATTTACGTTTTATAAACGGACATATAAGTTTTAACACTAATACTAAATGCTGTTAAAATAATAATTAGTGGGTTAATGAAAGATTTTATATTTTTCTTTAAAATGATTTTACCAACCGCTTACAAGTAAATTCCTGGCTGCTTTTTCACTACATTTCTGATATTTAGAATATGCAAGAACTGCTCTCATCCTTATTTTTTCGTTAGATTCCTGATTAATATAACCAGTTAAAGCGTCATGTAAAGTATAAGCCTCCGGAGCCATCAGATGTGAAGTCCACAGTATTGGATTAATTTTTGAATTTTTCAAATAAGGAGAAAAATATTTTTTACTGAAGCAAGCGATTACAATAATATCTCTTGTTTTTTCATCGTTATTTTTAAAAGAATCAGATAGTTGAAAATCCATAAGTCCATCATGTCCAATGTAAGATATAAGAGATGAATTTCCATAAATTCCAATAGTTGAATTGTTAATTGTGAGAGTATCATTCAAATTTCCAGCACTACTATATAAAAAATCCTTGGTACAATCTTTAATATATTTACCATTATAATCATCAGCCACCAGATAATACTCTTTATTCTTGGTATGTTGAAAAATTAATCGTTCCATCTTTATAGAATCAATCTTTTTCGATTTTAGTAAGACCCACTCTTTACTTTTTTTAAAGAAAGTACGAATTCCATATCCGGCACCCCAATATAGATTTAGATCCGGATTTTGTCCATTTCCTATTTTTGGAGGAACAGGAACTATACCCTGATATTTGTTATCACATAAAGCAACTAAAACATGAATAGTCTTAGTATTACTATCAAATACAGATATATTTTTTAATTTCTTTTCTTGTTTTTTAGAGTCAATAGTAAGTTTTTGTATATTTTCAGACTTAGAAGAACAGCTTAAAAAAATAAAGCTGAGAATAGAAAACAGAAAAGTAATATTCCCTTTCATAAGAAGTAAAATTTTTATTGATATAAATATACAAACTAATATGTTTTGGCTAAGAATAGTTTATTAAGGATGAAATAAATTTAAATTATAAACTCAACAATACGGAAGATAGAAAAATATCTGGTTAAGATTATATAAAATCGATTAATTCATACGTTGTAATTTTGAGTTTAATTAAAATACACAGCACTGAAGTTTGAAAGTGGCTAATAAAATCTGAAATTTTAGTAGCTTTTTTAGTTATATTAACATAGTAAATAATATCTAAGGTTATAAGATAAAAATAAATATTGTTTTGAGAAATTTTTATTTAATAGTTTTCCTTATTTCATAATAAAACTGTATGTTCACAATATGAAGTATATAAATAGTTTTCAGGATATTCCCGTTGAAGTAGATTTTGCTGATATGAAACAGTTGAAAACTTCTAATAATTCATTTGACGGTCAATTTAATATTTTTCCAAGATGGAGATGTAACGGTACCTACTTAAGACGTGATTTTTTTAAATTAGTATTGGTTAAAGGTTCAGGTATTTTGCGGTATGCAGAAAAAGAATTTAACATCATAGATTCAGCAATTTTTTTGGCTAATCCTAGAATTCCATATTCATGGACGCCTATATCCGAAGTACAAGAAGGGTGGATTTGTATGTTTTCACAAGAATTTGTTTGTAAAAATATAGACAATGACAAATTTCTACCTTTACTCAATTCAATTTCAAATCCTGTATTTTTCATGAATGAAAATGAACTGGAATATATGAATACTATTTTTAAAAAGATAGTTATGGAAATGTCTTCAGAGTATTTATATAAAACAGAAATAATACGAAATTATTTACATCTAATAATTCATGAATTACAAAAATTAAGACCTCAGGCAAATATTGATTTATTTCGTATTGATGCTTCTAAGCGATTAACCTATCAATTTTTAGAATTATTGGAATATCAGTTTCCTCTTGATTCTCCTGAAATGACTTTAGAGTTACGAGCACCCAAAGATTTTGCTTCAAAATTATCTGTTCATGTTAATCATTTAAATTATTCATTAAAAAAAAATACGGGTAAAACGTCCAGACATTTAATAACCGATAGTCTTATAAGAGAATCTATGGCTTTGTTAAAAAATACAGATTGGACAATATCAGAAATTGCCTATTCTTTAGGATTTGAATACCCTTCTCATTTTACAAATTTTGTAAAAAAGCACACAAAAAGTACTCCTAAAGAAATAAGATTTCCTACTCTTTGATTTGTGTAACTAATGCTTTGATTTGTTAAATTAAATTTATCTTGTTGTTGCTACATTTGATGTACTAAAAAAAAGAATTATGAAATACAGAAGCTTAGGAAGTACAGGAATTAAAATATCATCAATCGGATTAGGTTGTATGGGAATGTCACATGCTTATACAGGTCAAGATGATAAGGAAAGTTTAGCTACACTACACAAGGCAATTGATTTAGGAATTAATTTTTGGGACACTGCCGATTTCTACGGCAATGGGGCAAATGAACTTCTATTAGGTAATGTTTTAAAAGAAAACAGAGATAAGATTGTTTTAGCTAGTAAATTTGGATTAAAATATGAGAAAAGTAACTTGTTAGCAAGTAAGATTGATGGCTCACCCCAATGGTTAAATGAAGCTCTTCATGAAAGTTTAAAAAGGTTGCAAACAGAGTATATAGATTTATACTATTTACATCGGGTAGACCCGCAGGTTCCGATTGAAGAAACGATAGGAGCTATGGCTGATTTTGTTAAACAAGGGAAGATTCGCTATATCGGATTATCAGAAGCTTCAACCCAAACTATTTTAAAAGCAAACAAAATTCATACTATTTCAGCTTTACAAAGTGAATATTCATTACTAAGCAGGAATATAGAGGGTGAAATTTTAGATGTTGTAAACCAGTTAGGAATGTCATTAATACCATATTCACCATTAGGCAGAGGCATGTTTACTGAAGATTTCTCAGGAAAAATTGACGAAGGAGATGCACGCTTATTACTACCTAGATTTCAGGGAAAGAATTTGGAAAATAATAAAAATTTAATGAGAGAACTCAACGACTTTGCTAAAAGAAGAAATGTGCATGTAGCTCAAATAGCTATAGCATGGTTGCTTTCAAAAGGAGACAATATTATTCCCATTCCAGGTACAAAAAAGAGAAAATACTTAGAAATAAATGCAAAATCAGTAGAAATAGAACTTACTACTAATGAAATTATTGAAGTAGAAAATATAATATCAAAATATCCAGATACTGGAGAAAGATACCCTCAATCAGCTTTGGATTTAACAAACAAATAATAGATTCTGTAATATATAAGTCCGAAAAGTTTACGAACGACGTACATTCGGACTTAATTACTTTTATGTCAAATAATCAATATAAATTTAATCGCAATTTATACTATTAATATAGGGATGTCAGCTTTATTTTTAAGTTGTTTAGTAGTAGTTCCAAAAATGAAATCACCCAATCCTTTATGTCCATGTTTGGCCATCAATAACAAATCAATATTATTTTCTTTGATTAGTTTAGGTAAATTAACAGCTGGAGTACCAAATCCCAGGCAGGTTTCAACTGTTGTATAGCCTTCCTGATGAAGTAACTTTTTATAATCCTCCAATTTGTTTT contains these protein-coding regions:
- the rpsB gene encoding 30S ribosomal protein S2, whose translation is MAKVNVKDLLNAGVHFGHLTRKWNPHMAPYIFMEKNGIHIIDLHKTSVKLEEASNALEKIATSGRKVLFVATKKQAKDIVAKHAESVNMPYITERWPGGMLTNFVTIRKAVKKMNSIDRMKKDGTFETLSKKEKLQVDRQRAKLEKNLGSIADMTRLPSALFVVDILREHIAVTEAKKLGIPVFAIVDTNSDPLLVDFPIPGNDDASKSIDLILETVSNSIKQGLSVRKAEKAEKSKAKDDANDDDDILVEEEADVVVDDNNETEE
- the tsf gene encoding translation elongation factor Ts gives rise to the protein MSYSPKAADVAKLRNVTGAGMMDSKKALVEAEGDFDKAIDLLRKKGQKVAANRADRESLEGAVIAAVNSDNTKAAIIKLSCETDFVAKNEDFVKLATDFANLALNFSSKEELLAADYNGLPISEKLIEQTGVIGEKIEIADFKTLEAPFVGAYIHAGNKIASAVGLSKAFDNAAEVAKNISMQVAAMNPIALDETQVDSSIIEKELEIAKDQLRQEGKPEAMLENIAKGKLNKFFKDNTLVKQDYIMGEKVSVEDYVKSVDSDVKISGFIRI
- a CDS encoding helix-turn-helix domain-containing protein encodes the protein MKYINSFQDIPVEVDFADMKQLKTSNNSFDGQFNIFPRWRCNGTYLRRDFFKLVLVKGSGILRYAEKEFNIIDSAIFLANPRIPYSWTPISEVQEGWICMFSQEFVCKNIDNDKFLPLLNSISNPVFFMNENELEYMNTIFKKIVMEMSSEYLYKTEIIRNYLHLIIHELQKLRPQANIDLFRIDASKRLTYQFLELLEYQFPLDSPEMTLELRAPKDFASKLSVHVNHLNYSLKKNTGKTSRHLITDSLIRESMALLKNTDWTISEIAYSLGFEYPSHFTNFVKKHTKSTPKEIRFPTL
- a CDS encoding aldo/keto reductase: MKYRSLGSTGIKISSIGLGCMGMSHAYTGQDDKESLATLHKAIDLGINFWDTADFYGNGANELLLGNVLKENRDKIVLASKFGLKYEKSNLLASKIDGSPQWLNEALHESLKRLQTEYIDLYYLHRVDPQVPIEETIGAMADFVKQGKIRYIGLSEASTQTILKANKIHTISALQSEYSLLSRNIEGEILDVVNQLGMSLIPYSPLGRGMFTEDFSGKIDEGDARLLLPRFQGKNLENNKNLMRELNDFAKRRNVHVAQIAIAWLLSKGDNIIPIPGTKKRKYLEINAKSVEIELTTNEIIEVENIISKYPDTGERYPQSALDLTNK